From Streptomonospora salina, the proteins below share one genomic window:
- a CDS encoding SRPBCC domain-containing protein, translating into MTDTTEIIVEPGRQDIVVSRVFDASREEVFAALTDPRLVAQWWGAGGPGELEIAEFEARRGGTYRHINRDETGAEYVFSGVFHDVEPPQRVVQTCEFEAMPGHIALESASLEETDSGGTAYMSLSVYPSVEARDAIVAAGMEQGVRAGLQKLAELVES; encoded by the coding sequence ATGACCGACACCACCGAGATCATCGTCGAACCCGGTCGGCAGGACATCGTCGTCTCCCGCGTCTTCGACGCTTCGCGCGAGGAGGTCTTCGCCGCACTGACCGACCCCAGGCTGGTCGCGCAGTGGTGGGGCGCCGGCGGCCCCGGCGAACTGGAGATCGCGGAGTTCGAGGCCCGCCGCGGCGGCACCTACCGCCACATCAACCGCGACGAGACCGGCGCCGAGTACGTGTTCAGCGGCGTCTTCCACGACGTCGAACCGCCCCAGCGGGTGGTGCAGACCTGCGAGTTCGAAGCCATGCCCGGCCACATCGCCCTGGAGAGCGCCTCTCTGGAGGAGACCGACAGCGGCGGGACCGCCTACATGTCCCTGTCGGTGTACCCCTCGGTCGAGGCCCGCGACGCCATCGTCGCCGCCGGCATGGAACAGGGCGTGCGCGCGGGCCTGCAGAAGCTGGCCGAACTCGTGGAGTCCTGA
- a CDS encoding TetR/AcrR family transcriptional regulator, translating to MPNPTEAAGRSGRRAQAARNDSAIVDAARAVFLDDPKAPVSAVASRAGVGISALYRRYGGKEDLLRQICHDGLRRYLAQAQQALAADDGWQAFISFLRRLVDADLHSLTVHLAGSFAPTPEMAADAARASELAALVTRRAHESGRLRADVAASDIVLILEGCAAVRYPDAERARLLRRRYLELQLAGLDTAGPATGSATGLPGPPASEEEIGRRWR from the coding sequence GTGCCGAACCCGACTGAGGCGGCCGGCCGCTCCGGGCGCCGCGCCCAGGCGGCGCGCAACGACTCCGCGATCGTCGACGCCGCCCGCGCCGTGTTCCTCGACGACCCCAAGGCCCCCGTCTCCGCGGTCGCCTCGCGCGCGGGAGTGGGTATCAGCGCCCTCTACCGCCGCTACGGCGGCAAGGAGGACCTGCTGCGCCAGATCTGCCACGACGGGCTGCGCCGCTATCTCGCCCAGGCCCAGCAGGCGCTGGCGGCCGACGACGGCTGGCAGGCCTTCATCTCGTTCCTGCGCCGGCTCGTCGACGCCGACCTGCACTCGCTGACCGTGCACCTGGCCGGCTCGTTCGCCCCGACCCCCGAGATGGCCGCCGACGCGGCCCGCGCCTCCGAGCTCGCGGCGCTGGTGACCCGGCGCGCACACGAGTCGGGGCGGCTGCGCGCAGACGTCGCCGCGTCCGACATCGTACTGATCCTGGAGGGGTGCGCGGCCGTGCGCTATCCCGACGCCGAGCGCGCCCGCCTGCTGCGCCGGCGCTACCTGGAGTTGCAGCTGGCCGGTCTGGACACCGCCGGTCCCGCAACCGGCTCCGCGACCGGTCTGCCCGGTCCGCCCGCGAGCGAGGAGGAGATCGGACGCCGCTGGCGGTAG